AAACCGTAATACCAAAATATCTGGTATTAGAACGATTTAGTATTTCTAAAGAATGTGGGTCCTCTGACAATAAATCAATTTCGTTAGTATTCCGGTTTACTACTTCACCGGAAATAGTCCCCACATCTATGATCATCTTACATTCTTTTATTGTTTGGGTTCTTTTTATCTCAGGTTCGGGCTCATTTATGTCTTGCGTTAGTAAATACTTTTCTGTCGCTCCCCTAACGGTTCCCGATACACCCAGTACCTTTATCCTGGTCCGCATCCCCTTTGTTGTTGTCACGATTGCAAGCACGGCCCTTGTTTCCCATACCTTGTCCATCCTGCACTGGATTATACCCTTGTTCTCCTCGAACGACAGGAGGCGGATCCCCATTTCACTGCTTCCTGCATCCCCAAGAAGTGTCGCTGCACAAAAGAGTATTTCATTAACAAGGTCCCGCCTTGGTATGTCCCCTTCAGATGTTACGGAAATGGCCAGATACCTGTTCGATTCTCTCAAAGTAGGGGGCAGGATCTTCATTGTACCACTTCCACTCCATCCATAATACGGTTGTTATTCCGGTTCCTGTTAATAATAGAGCCGGGTACCGTTGATAGTGCATGTAATGCTTCTTCCCGGGTCATACCCATTAGCATTCCCAGTGCCATCATCTCCCTGGGTCCGCGCAGGTCATAGTGTGACCTGGCATTACTGGTGATGACCATGGGTGCGTCAAATTTGCGTGCCAGCCTGGCATTCTGCCTGAGAGCACTGAGTATCCTGACCCTGCTACCCCCCCTGTACCGTATCACGGCATCTATATTGAAGTCAATAGCTACGCCGTTATCTGAAGCTGCTTTAGATAGTACATGGTTTAAGGGTTTACCTTGGGATGCAGGATGGGCAAGTATGTCCACGC
This DNA window, taken from ANME-2 cluster archaeon, encodes the following:
- a CDS encoding ribonuclease P protein component 3 (Part of ribonuclease P, a protein complex which generates mature tRNA molecules by cleaving their 5'ends; archaeal RNase P has multiple protein subunits homologous to eukaryotic nuclear RNase P proteins); amino-acid sequence: MGIIKSSNFYDLNVHALPDYADSPSRMILEAKYMGYSGICLTSINPANTFRGTDITMPMPGDFEIYTGIEIQTNNVSRLNKYINRSINKVDIITVSGGDEDINRGAVEDGRVDILAHPASQGKPLNHVLSKAASDNGVAIDFNIDAVIRYRGGSRVRILSALRQNARLARKFDAPMVITSNARSHYDLRGPREMMALGMLMGMTREEALHALSTVPGSIINRNRNNNRIMDGVEVVQ
- a CDS encoding RNase P, which produces MKILPPTLRESNRYLAISVTSEGDIPRRDLVNEILFCAATLLGDAGSSEMGIRLLSFEENKGIIQCRMDKVWETRAVLAIVTTTKGMRTRIKVLGVSGTVRGATEKYLLTQDINEPEPEIKRTQTIKECKMIIDVGTISGEVVNRNTNEIDLLSEDPHSLEILNRSNTRYFGITVFDIKDKEIDV